One Roseimaritima multifibrata DNA window includes the following coding sequences:
- the greA gene encoding transcription elongation factor GreA, with translation MHDSVPMTREGYNKIKSEMERLDSVEMPKITEKIAEAREEGDLKENAEYHAQRENQGLLQRKIDELKMKLARATIVDLSTLPKDEVVFGCTVTVEDLEYGDEEQFTLVGAGEEDYDQGKILVTSPLGQGLVGKKVGQTAEIEAPAGKMKFKIVKIEFLGL, from the coding sequence ATGCACGATTCGGTTCCGATGACCCGCGAGGGATACAACAAAATCAAATCCGAAATGGAACGTCTCGATTCAGTCGAGATGCCCAAGATCACAGAAAAGATCGCAGAGGCGAGAGAGGAGGGAGACCTTAAAGAAAACGCGGAATACCATGCCCAGCGTGAAAACCAAGGTTTGCTACAGCGAAAGATCGACGAACTAAAAATGAAACTGGCGCGGGCCACCATCGTCGACCTTTCCACGCTCCCCAAGGACGAAGTGGTCTTCGGATGCACCGTAACCGTTGAAGACCTGGAGTACGGCGACGAGGAACAATTCACGCTGGTCGGCGCTGGCGAAGAAGACTACGACCAAGGAAAAATTTTGGTCACCAGCCCACTCGGCCAAGGACTGGTCGGCAAAAAGGTTGGGCAAACTGCAGAAATCGAAGCCCCGGCCGGAAAGATGAAATTCAAAATCGTGAAGATTGAATTCCTAGGCCTGTAA
- a CDS encoding DUF1559 family PulG-like putative transporter, giving the protein MRTNAMQRRAFTLVELLVVIAIIGVLVGLLLPAVQAAREAARRMSCQNNLKQHGLAMHNYHDTHNGFAPGYLYDITAQGNPATDEMSQWGWGMLIMPFMEQGPMHDQLGGGAIPLSAALTPGGVYDRSELLKTALSPFICPSDSGDGVLRGSDSSLRDAAGTIREAGKSNYVGVNTTRRWHSGGRMTGPDAGMPSRWSPPTSTGSPNGIFMRNRSVRFSDISDGTSNTLMIGERPYEMNTPTGLAVCKAGAWAGNDINNEQLTITRTLGSLVLTMNGPTAADCQRGFASPHPGGVLFVRADGGVSFISETIDHRPWGVSGNDNVDSVLERLGSRNDGQPTGE; this is encoded by the coding sequence ATGCGTACTAATGCTATGCAACGTCGAGCTTTCACGCTCGTGGAACTCTTGGTGGTGATTGCCATCATTGGCGTCTTGGTTGGTCTGTTGTTGCCAGCCGTCCAAGCGGCCCGTGAAGCGGCGCGTCGAATGAGTTGTCAAAACAACTTGAAACAGCACGGCTTGGCGATGCATAACTACCATGACACTCACAACGGTTTTGCCCCTGGATACCTGTACGACATCACCGCGCAAGGCAACCCTGCTACGGACGAAATGTCGCAATGGGGCTGGGGAATGCTTATCATGCCATTTATGGAACAAGGGCCGATGCACGACCAGCTGGGTGGTGGTGCCATTCCTTTGTCGGCCGCATTGACTCCAGGGGGCGTTTACGACCGTTCGGAACTGCTCAAAACGGCACTCAGTCCCTTCATCTGCCCGTCAGACAGTGGAGATGGTGTCCTTCGGGGATCAGACAGCTCGCTTCGTGACGCAGCCGGCACAATCCGCGAAGCTGGCAAGTCGAACTACGTGGGCGTCAACACGACTCGTCGCTGGCACAGCGGTGGCCGGATGACCGGCCCCGACGCCGGAATGCCCAGCCGATGGAGCCCACCGACCAGCACGGGCAGCCCTAACGGTATCTTCATGCGTAACCGCTCGGTGCGATTCTCCGACATCAGCGATGGTACCAGCAATACGCTGATGATTGGTGAACGCCCTTACGAGATGAACACTCCAACCGGCCTTGCCGTTTGTAAGGCAGGAGCCTGGGCGGGGAATGATATCAACAATGAGCAACTGACCATCACCCGGACTTTGGGATCGCTGGTTCTGACGATGAATGGCCCCACCGCGGCTGACTGCCAGCGTGGTTTCGCCAGCCCTCACCCCGGTGGAGTGCTGTTCGTTCGTGCCGACGGCGGTGTCTCGTTTATCTCGGAAACCATCGATCATCGCCCGTGGGGAGTTTCTGGAAACGATAACGTTGACAGTGTTCTTGAACGACTGGGATCGCGCAACGACGGTCAGCCAACCGGCGAATAA
- a CDS encoding transthyretin-like family protein yields the protein MPSHKKFAALVLAFAALPLIGCGGPSVPVGSVSGTVTIDGQPASGVTVSFQPVESGRGSTGVTDEEGYYELVYSASTEGALIGKHKVGIRGPEPGFDDAATATSAVLKESASIKPEYLRMQKDVEVTSGSNTIDLTYP from the coding sequence ATGCCAAGTCACAAAAAATTTGCCGCTCTGGTCCTCGCGTTTGCTGCTCTTCCTTTGATTGGATGCGGCGGCCCCTCCGTTCCTGTGGGAAGCGTCAGCGGTACAGTCACCATCGACGGACAGCCAGCCTCCGGTGTCACGGTCTCTTTTCAGCCTGTGGAATCTGGCCGCGGATCGACAGGAGTTACCGATGAGGAAGGCTATTACGAATTGGTCTACAGCGCGTCCACCGAGGGAGCCCTGATCGGCAAGCATAAAGTGGGGATTCGCGGTCCAGAACCTGGGTTCGACGATGCCGCCACAGCAACGAGCGCGGTCCTGAAGGAATCCGCTTCGATCAAGCCTGAATACCTGCGTATGCAAAAAGACGTCGAAGTCACCTCAGGATCAAACACCATCGATTTGACTTACCCGTAA
- a CDS encoding YidC/Oxa1 family insertase periplasmic-domain containing protein encodes MERRLLSWVIASTAFLFIYISLNGMFGPPKPPQPDPLIDQAEVAADLDALPGADSDPQLEAVEVDIEEEARPTKTAWQTLGSYDAESGYRMLVYLNNRGAGIERIELTERNKKGRLRYRRVDVQGGYAGYMALEDSLDQAGPKINVIGPATPVALATSQQTGIPDGLQVGDRITSVKGKSTPDRQAFADALEKIEPGTKVTVTVLRGLETELAEEATDEEAPESPDGIGVELAFDIELTEHPLDLIRLSSRGGEDEIPGNLDRLSCLMTLSQVAGRQLADSETELASLPSQHNVIWDVEEQPASTTGEQQATYRLPVSKAALQKLKAEPVELIHRYTLGKGSYLIDMEVGIENKGEKDQNLAYRLDGPNGITLEGWWYSNKISPNFGGAGARDILYKNSGSGDVLWGTYALIKERRKKEGPPAKILFSPDDPESERELNFIGVDAQYFTVAYVPVEEPFFKEYTRAAATLVCDEALLPKHQERAANTSFYLDSKQLAIPAGETVMHKVRMFAGPKQETLLAAYGLSDAIYYGWFPMIAKPLQAILHFLNNNITFNYAFAIVLLTLMVRMLMFPLGRRAAMHAQKMQELAPQLKAIGEKYKDDMEGRLKAQRELQQRAGFNPLSGCLPMFIQLPIFIGLYRCLSVDIELRQAALSPSWQWCSNLAAPDMLYYWGDWMWEYMSGRGTGWLGPYFNILPMLVMLLFLAQQKMFMPPATDEQTAMTQKVMTFMTLFMGFLFFRVPSGLCIYFITSSLWGIAERKLVKKSLPPKAEGGGALAYSTPSGPTGNGSDKSEGPKSFVDRMKERIANEPPPALRPDKRKRPNVKKKK; translated from the coding sequence GTGGAACGCCGCCTACTGTCCTGGGTCATCGCTTCGACCGCCTTTTTGTTTATCTACATCTCGCTTAACGGGATGTTTGGCCCTCCTAAGCCCCCACAGCCCGATCCTCTGATCGATCAGGCTGAGGTCGCTGCGGACCTAGACGCGTTGCCTGGAGCCGACTCGGACCCGCAACTGGAAGCGGTCGAAGTCGACATCGAAGAAGAGGCCCGGCCGACCAAGACCGCTTGGCAGACTCTGGGGTCCTATGACGCGGAATCTGGCTACCGCATGCTGGTTTACCTAAATAACCGCGGAGCTGGGATCGAACGGATCGAGCTGACCGAACGGAATAAAAAAGGTCGCCTGCGTTATCGCCGCGTCGATGTCCAAGGCGGTTATGCCGGATATATGGCTCTGGAAGATTCTCTCGACCAAGCCGGACCAAAAATTAACGTGATCGGCCCGGCGACTCCGGTTGCCCTCGCCACTTCCCAACAGACGGGGATCCCTGACGGACTGCAGGTCGGCGACCGGATCACATCGGTCAAAGGGAAATCAACTCCCGATCGCCAAGCCTTCGCTGACGCACTGGAAAAAATTGAACCGGGCACCAAAGTGACCGTCACGGTCCTTCGCGGCCTGGAAACGGAATTGGCGGAAGAAGCAACCGACGAAGAGGCTCCCGAATCGCCGGACGGCATTGGCGTAGAGCTTGCCTTCGATATCGAACTGACCGAGCACCCGCTCGACCTGATTCGGCTTTCCAGTCGCGGTGGCGAGGACGAAATCCCTGGCAACTTGGATCGCCTTTCCTGCCTAATGACGCTGTCTCAGGTTGCTGGGCGACAACTGGCCGACTCCGAAACGGAACTCGCTTCACTCCCCAGTCAGCACAACGTGATCTGGGACGTCGAGGAACAACCCGCTTCGACCACCGGCGAACAACAAGCGACCTATCGCCTTCCCGTTTCCAAGGCGGCTCTCCAAAAGCTGAAAGCGGAACCGGTGGAATTGATCCATCGCTACACGCTTGGCAAAGGCAGCTACCTGATCGATATGGAAGTCGGTATCGAGAACAAAGGCGAAAAGGACCAGAACCTGGCCTACCGCTTGGATGGACCAAACGGAATTACGCTTGAAGGCTGGTGGTATTCCAACAAGATCAGCCCGAACTTTGGTGGAGCCGGGGCCCGCGATATCCTGTACAAAAACAGCGGCAGCGGCGATGTCCTGTGGGGAACCTATGCGTTAATTAAAGAACGCCGCAAAAAGGAAGGCCCCCCCGCCAAGATCCTGTTCTCTCCGGACGACCCGGAAAGCGAACGCGAACTGAATTTTATCGGCGTCGACGCACAGTACTTCACGGTCGCCTACGTCCCAGTCGAGGAACCGTTCTTCAAGGAATACACTCGAGCCGCCGCGACCCTGGTCTGCGACGAAGCGTTGCTTCCCAAGCACCAAGAACGAGCGGCAAACACGTCGTTCTACCTGGACAGCAAGCAACTAGCGATTCCAGCTGGTGAAACAGTGATGCACAAAGTGCGAATGTTTGCCGGCCCAAAACAGGAAACGCTGCTAGCCGCGTACGGCCTTTCCGATGCGATCTACTACGGCTGGTTCCCGATGATCGCAAAACCACTGCAGGCAATCCTGCACTTCCTGAACAACAACATCACGTTCAATTACGCATTTGCGATTGTGCTGCTGACCCTAATGGTCCGAATGCTGATGTTCCCGCTCGGGCGGCGAGCCGCCATGCACGCACAAAAAATGCAAGAACTGGCTCCTCAGCTAAAGGCGATCGGCGAAAAGTACAAAGACGACATGGAAGGTCGTTTAAAGGCTCAGCGAGAACTTCAGCAACGAGCCGGCTTCAATCCGCTGTCGGGTTGCTTGCCAATGTTCATCCAGCTGCCGATTTTCATCGGCTTATACCGATGCCTTTCGGTCGATATCGAGCTTCGCCAAGCGGCCCTTAGCCCCTCATGGCAATGGTGCAGCAACCTTGCGGCTCCCGACATGCTTTACTACTGGGGCGACTGGATGTGGGAATACATGAGCGGACGAGGGACCGGCTGGCTGGGCCCTTACTTCAACATCCTGCCGATGCTGGTGATGCTGCTGTTCTTGGCGCAACAAAAAATGTTCATGCCACCGGCGACCGACGAACAAACTGCAATGACTCAAAAGGTCATGACTTTCATGACCCTGTTCATGGGCTTCCTGTTCTTCCGAGTCCCCAGCGGACTTTGCATCTACTTCATCACCAGCAGCCTTTGGGGCATTGCGGAACGCAAGCTAGTCAAGAAGTCGCTTCCACCCAAAGCAGAGGGAGGCGGAGCCCTGGCCTACAGCACGCCCTCCGGGCCAACAGGTAACGGCAGCGATAAAAGCGAAGGCCCAAAATCGTTTGTCGATCGCATGAAAGAACGGATCGCCAACGAGCCACCTCCGGCCTTGCGTCCCGACAAGCGGAAACGCCCGAACGTCAAAAAGAAAAAGTAG
- the rpsU gene encoding 30S ribosomal protein S21: MVKLVVRDRESIQEAVRRFRKLVERSGIKKEMRRREYYEKPSETNRRARLRAERRGRRTRLLAGG, translated from the coding sequence ATGGTTAAGTTAGTCGTTCGAGATCGGGAAAGCATTCAAGAAGCCGTCCGCCGATTCCGCAAATTGGTCGAGCGTAGTGGCATCAAAAAAGAGATGCGCCGTCGCGAATACTATGAAAAACCGAGCGAAACGAATCGCCGAGCACGTTTGCGAGCCGAACGTCGAGGCCGTCGTACCCGTCTATTGGCTGGTGGTTGA
- a CDS encoding permease — protein MPNTDAQTQLPRFWWAGTGDINAFFGLMLDNLAGLLLMTTLLVGFGMDSEFIVTHMVPGTALGVLLGDIAFFALALRMGRREGRSDVTAMPLGLDTPSTFGMILLVLGPAFLAARQAGMSDWDASVHTWHIGIWCVVISGILKLALAPFGTMARKIIPRAGLLGSLAAIALVLISFFPLTHILGTPLPGLLGLVIVLATLIGKIPLPGRTPGTLGALIVAGSVYYFLCALGVWGYTFPEPGPITWFPVEWLGTWRGEWLSAFGDALPYLPFALPFALATVVGGIDCTESAAAAGDEYDTRSVLGIEAMATLLAGLSGGVIQTTPYIGHPAYKAMGGRAAYTLATALLIASAGIVGYFAWLNAWLPIPAVYPILVFIGLEITAQSFQATPRKHYAAVAIACLPALAYLAMSLPDRLMGDPAIMGAGISMDNLGNAGLRHDLETLRMFSNGFIVTSLIWAWVLAALIDRRLTLAAAVLMGGAILTCFGVIHSPLAGNRLFIPWISDPASSLELPRTHLPIVMEFVAGYAVTSLFLVVWAKLPSSITSPTSEEEPH, from the coding sequence ATGCCTAACACGGACGCTCAAACCCAACTGCCGCGATTCTGGTGGGCTGGAACCGGAGACATCAACGCTTTCTTCGGCTTGATGCTAGACAACCTTGCGGGGTTGTTGTTAATGACCACGCTGCTGGTTGGGTTTGGAATGGATTCCGAGTTCATTGTGACTCACATGGTTCCCGGTACCGCACTCGGCGTTTTGTTAGGAGACATCGCCTTTTTTGCCCTGGCCCTGCGGATGGGCCGGCGCGAGGGTCGCTCGGACGTTACCGCGATGCCCCTTGGACTGGATACGCCCTCGACGTTTGGAATGATCCTACTTGTCCTCGGCCCCGCATTCTTGGCGGCTCGACAAGCCGGCATGAGCGACTGGGATGCGTCGGTTCATACTTGGCACATCGGAATCTGGTGTGTGGTGATCAGTGGAATATTAAAACTAGCGTTGGCCCCGTTTGGAACCATGGCCCGCAAGATCATCCCTCGCGCAGGACTGCTGGGATCCTTGGCCGCGATCGCATTGGTGCTGATCAGCTTCTTTCCTTTGACACATATCCTCGGCACTCCATTGCCAGGGCTGCTGGGACTGGTGATCGTGCTTGCAACCCTGATCGGCAAAATCCCATTGCCGGGAAGGACTCCGGGAACCTTGGGAGCCTTGATCGTAGCGGGCAGTGTCTATTACTTCTTATGTGCTCTGGGAGTATGGGGATACACGTTCCCCGAACCCGGACCGATCACGTGGTTCCCTGTGGAATGGCTAGGAACTTGGCGAGGCGAATGGTTGTCCGCGTTTGGTGACGCCCTCCCCTATCTTCCCTTTGCCCTTCCATTTGCGTTGGCGACCGTCGTTGGAGGCATCGACTGCACCGAAAGTGCTGCCGCAGCAGGAGACGAATACGACACGCGCAGTGTGCTGGGGATCGAGGCGATGGCAACATTGCTTGCGGGCTTGTCCGGAGGCGTCATCCAAACAACTCCTTACATCGGACACCCAGCCTACAAAGCGATGGGAGGCCGAGCCGCGTACACGTTGGCGACCGCATTGCTGATCGCCTCAGCAGGGATCGTCGGTTACTTCGCCTGGCTGAATGCGTGGCTTCCAATCCCGGCGGTTTATCCGATCTTGGTTTTTATTGGGCTAGAGATCACCGCCCAATCCTTTCAAGCGACTCCACGAAAGCACTACGCAGCCGTCGCGATCGCCTGCTTGCCGGCACTCGCCTACTTAGCGATGAGCCTACCGGACCGATTAATGGGAGACCCCGCAATCATGGGAGCCGGTATTTCCATGGACAATCTAGGAAACGCTGGACTCCGTCACGACCTAGAAACGCTGCGAATGTTCAGCAACGGTTTTATCGTCACGTCGCTGATCTGGGCGTGGGTTCTGGCAGCGTTGATCGACCGAAGACTGACCTTAGCTGCAGCCGTACTGATGGGAGGCGCGATACTGACATGTTTCGGAGTCATCCATTCGCCACTAGCGGGAAACCGCTTATTCATCCCCTGGATCAGCGATCCGGCCAGTTCCCTAGAGCTCCCCAGGACGCACCTCCCCATCGTGATGGAATTTGTCGCCGGCTACGCCGTCACGTCACTCTTTTTGGTGGTCTGGGCAAAACTACCATCCTCCATCACCTCCCCGACCAGCGAAGAGGAACCGCACTAA
- a CDS encoding sulfatase, with protein MPYQTTIAKVSPPRIHASTLFLLAVVLIPLASVQAESRPNVLFLISDDLNTSLGCYGDPLVKTPNIDRLAARGVRFEQSYCQYPLCGPSRNSMLTGLYPNSTGIHANQQLFRQTIPSHHSLSQAFRLEGYFAARVGKLYHYNVPKSVGTNGHDDPGSWELELNPAGCDRLIEEPDIFSLRKNSFGGTLSWYASPRPDAEHTDGMLADDAKWVLERCAKRKDRPFFLAVGFYRPHTPYVAPKPYFDGYDLAQMPITQNVDTDVKDLPQAALGSHKKDHELLTDSLRREAIQAYYASTSFMDAQVGKVLDSLEELGLADNTIVVFTSDHGYHLGEHGLWQKMSLFEQSARVPMIIAAPGIEGGKVSKSPVGLVDLYPTLTELCDVKAPDNLQGQSLVGLMENPLGEGRGWALSQVQRNQNKRRFFGYSLRTPDWRYTRWDDGKDGAELYDHRNDPLEITNLAHLPAHSDQRQILDALMDKAIATTFPANGETPKIQDRIWAPNLTNP; from the coding sequence ATGCCATACCAAACCACGATTGCCAAGGTTTCGCCCCCGCGAATTCATGCGTCCACCCTGTTCCTGTTAGCGGTCGTGCTTATTCCGCTGGCAAGCGTTCAAGCCGAATCCCGGCCGAACGTGCTGTTCCTGATTTCGGACGACCTGAATACGTCGCTCGGCTGCTATGGGGACCCGCTGGTCAAAACGCCGAACATTGACCGCTTGGCGGCTCGCGGAGTTCGCTTCGAACAATCCTACTGTCAGTACCCTCTCTGCGGGCCAAGCCGAAATTCGATGCTGACCGGACTGTATCCCAACAGCACCGGGATCCATGCCAACCAACAGCTCTTTCGCCAAACGATCCCCTCCCACCACAGCCTCTCTCAGGCCTTTCGCCTGGAAGGTTACTTTGCCGCCCGCGTCGGAAAACTGTACCACTACAACGTCCCCAAAAGCGTGGGAACCAATGGGCATGACGATCCCGGTTCGTGGGAACTGGAACTGAACCCTGCGGGCTGCGATCGCCTGATTGAAGAACCTGATATTTTTTCGCTTCGTAAAAATTCATTCGGTGGAACGCTTTCATGGTACGCATCCCCGCGTCCCGATGCGGAGCACACCGACGGCATGCTGGCCGACGATGCAAAGTGGGTCCTGGAACGTTGTGCGAAACGCAAGGACCGTCCGTTCTTCTTGGCCGTTGGCTTCTATCGGCCTCATACTCCTTACGTCGCTCCCAAACCCTACTTCGACGGATACGATCTGGCTCAAATGCCGATCACTCAAAACGTCGATACGGACGTTAAAGACCTCCCCCAAGCCGCCCTTGGTAGCCATAAAAAAGATCATGAACTACTAACCGACTCACTCCGCCGCGAAGCGATTCAGGCTTACTACGCCAGCACATCCTTTATGGATGCTCAAGTTGGCAAAGTACTGGACTCGCTGGAAGAACTGGGACTGGCCGACAACACGATCGTCGTCTTTACCAGCGACCATGGATACCATCTGGGCGAACACGGACTCTGGCAGAAGATGAGCCTGTTCGAACAGAGTGCACGCGTCCCGATGATCATCGCGGCTCCGGGAATCGAAGGAGGCAAAGTCTCGAAAAGCCCTGTAGGCCTGGTCGACCTTTACCCCACATTGACCGAATTGTGTGACGTAAAGGCTCCAGACAATTTGCAGGGACAGTCGTTGGTGGGACTAATGGAAAACCCGCTGGGCGAAGGAAGAGGCTGGGCACTCAGCCAAGTCCAACGCAATCAGAACAAAAGGCGTTTCTTCGGCTACAGCTTGCGAACGCCCGACTGGCGGTACACCCGATGGGACGACGGCAAAGATGGAGCCGAACTATATGACCATCGAAACGACCCACTGGAAATCACCAATCTGGCGCACCTGCCAGCCCATAGCGACCAGCGTCAGATCCTGGACGCCTTGATGGATAAAGCGATTGCGACTACTTTTCCAGCCAACGGAGAAACGCCGAAAATCCAGGATCGCATCTGGGCTCCGAATTTAACCAACCCGTAA